In the genome of Vicia villosa cultivar HV-30 ecotype Madison, WI unplaced genomic scaffold, Vvil1.0 ctg.001626F_1_1, whole genome shotgun sequence, one region contains:
- the LOC131636063 gene encoding hydroxyproline O-arabinosyltransferase RDN2: MGRASPLLVICLVLGSSFATYNLVTMIIHYGSLESVSAEDGGLFFDPIIEMPEHVKNRKTTKVPFHIALTATDAVYSKWQCRIMYYWYKKQRNLPGSEMGGFTRILHSGKADNLMDEIPTVVVDPLPKGLDRGYIVLNRPWAFVQWLQKTKIEEEYILMAEPDHVFVRPLPNLAYGAHPAAFPFFYIKPQQNEKIVRKYYPEEKGPVTNIDPIGNSPVIIRKDLISKIAPTWMNISLKMKEDPETDKEFGWVLEMYAYAVASALHDVKHILRKDFMLQPPWDLETYNKYIIHYTYGCDYNLKGELTYGKIGEWRFDKRSHLERPPPRNLPLPPPGVPESVVTLVKMVNEATANIPNWDTL; this comes from the exons ATGGGACGAGCTTCACCATTACTTGTAATATGTTTGGTTCTTGGTTCTTCCTTTGCTACATATAATTTGGTCACAATGATAATCCACTACGGATCGTTAGAAAGTGTATCTGCCGAGGATGGTGGATTGTTTTTTGACCCTATTATCGAGATGCCTGAACATGTGAAGAACCGGAAAACAACTAAAGTACCGTTTCATATTGCCCTAACGGCTACCGATGCTGTGTATAGCAAATGGCAATGTCGCATCATGTATTACTGGTATAAAAAACAAAGGAATTTACCCGGGTCAGAGATGGGAGGATTCACTAGAATTTTGCATTCTGGAAAGGCTGACAACTTGATGGATGAAATTCCTACTGTCGTTGTTGATCCTCTTCCGAAAGGTCTAGACCGG GGATACATTGTTCTGAATAGACCATGGGCTTTTGTTCAGTGGCTGCAAAAGACTAAAATTGAGGAAGA ATATATTTTAATGGCAGAACCTGATCACGTATTTGTACGCCCTCTCCCCAATCTGGCATATGGAGCACATCCAGCTGCTTTTCCATTTTTTTATATTAAGCCGCAGCAGAATGAAAAAATTGTAAGGAAGTATTACCCTGAGGAAAAGGGACCCGTTACAAATATTGATCCGATTGGCAATTCTCCTGTAATTATCAGAAAG GATTTGATTTCAAAAATTGCTCCCACATGGATGAATATTTCATTGAAGATGAAAGAGGATCCAGAGACCGATAAAGAGTTTGGATGGGTGCTAGAAAT GTATGCTTATGCTGTCGCATCTGCCCTGCACGACGTGAAACATATTCTACGGAAAGACTTCATGCTACAG CCACCGTGGGATCTTGAAACTTACAATAAGTACATTATTCATTACACTTATGGGTGTGACTACAATCTAAAG GGAGAATTGACTTACGGTAAAATTGGCGAGTGGAGATTTGACAAAAGGTCACATCTAGAAAGACCTCCACCAAGAAACTTGCCCTTACCCCCTCCAGGTGTTCCCGAAAGTGTG GTGACTCTGGTAAAGATGGTGAATGAAGCTACTGCAAACATCCCCAATTGGGATAcattgtaa